gattatgtaactatttttgccatatgttattgttcaaattgtttacttaccaacatgtgcactacaactgtatcattcagagcccttcctgttacagtccctgatgggatttacagtatcaaataaaaaaaaatcgagctATCTACACAGCTAATTGGTGGCTGCCGATAAAGCAATGAAACATACACAAATGCCTAGAAATGATATAGTAATGCTGTAAATGCAAGAAAACAGCCTAGAAAAGCTGTGCACCTTCCGTTCTCAACTCGTCAGCACGGTGTTGAGATGGCGGGCAAGGCCTAAATTGTACTAGTGGTAACAGTGCGGCGAGCATCTCTCACGCACCTGTGCCTACACAGTAAACAAAGTGCACCAAATTTATCATATATTATCCAGAGAAGGAGCATACTACTCACCGGTAATACTTATTTATGTTTTCCAGCTTCTGCCGAACTTGTTTCGCCATATACGGGCTCACCCGCGTGCAGGTCCGTGTTCAGTGCTTCCGTCCTAAAGTGGTATATGCGCGCATTGCTTGTATTTGAGCGCAGTGCACTCAAATTGTCCTCCCAAATGCGTACTAAGGCCTCTGTGGTAGACACAGACCAGTTAATATGCTTTTGGGAGCACGTTTCGCTGGAACACGAGAAACTTGCGTTGgacatgggggctgccattttgtcaGTTAGTGGGCCTGACTGAGGTGGCCAACCTCAGTTTGCGGTAACCATGGTTAGCAAACTACAGTTAGGTTTATTGTGTGAATGTCCGTAACTGCGGTTAGGCTTAACCGCAGTCAAGCTTAACCATGATTAGACTGCACGTGGGACAAGGGTATTATTGTAATAGTGTGCCTGGGCTAGTGTGCATGGGCTGGTGTGCCTGGGCTGGTGTGCCTGGGCCTGTGTGCCGGTATGCACGGGCTGGTGTGAATATGAGCCCGGGTATTGCTGTGACCTTAACGCCAGGACCTGGTCTGGTGTTTTTTCCACTGCTCATCTAATGTGTGGTGGTGCTGTCCAGCCTGCAGACCAGCTGCTTTGGAGTGGCCAGTGTACTGCAGTGTGGCATGAAAACCGGTTAACTGCCTATCGCACACACCTTAACTGGCCTGAAGCAACTCCACAAGGTGTACCGATTGTATACTAGCACTTATAGCTCATTAAATACATGCAGTTTGTAATGGACATGAAGGAACACTACATGGCAGGTATGCATCTTGAAGCAACATGAATGGAGCACCATTCATACATAACGATTTTATGTGAAAAAAGTAGACTATTTTAAAACATTTGATTCTTTTATCTTGCTTAGGTCCTAGGCCTCGTCCTCCTCGATTCACATGTCTTTTGTGAAAGCCAAAGCCGAATGTGTTTTTATTCCTTGTTGATTTCTTCCGTCGTGTGCCCACGCTTCTCTCCATAGTGCCTAAAAAACACTAAAGGTAGATATCGAAATCAGTTAATACAAATTAGTAGTTTGGTTTTGCTTTCAGAAAAATATTCTTGCAGGCAAGACTTTACATTACTCAAGCAAAAGATACTCAGTTATTCCTGAGCTGAGAATTTGTGGTATTTGATACAGACAAACTAGGTTGACTGCTGGCATGATATAAATCATTCAAATATAGGCAAACAAAATTATGGCATACATTTAGCTCTGTCTTTAAGGGTATAAAACGGCTGCATTAATGACTCCTGTCTCTGGCTTCCTTTCCGATCCTTATGTCTGCAAGCACTTTGCTATTTGCTTAACCAAGGATCCTCTACTTTGTGGCTCTATTATCTCATTTATATTTATCAATATCTgcagaatggggggggggggggggggcccttAGTGCTGTCGCATTAATATTCGAACGTTGGATGGGGTAGCTGACCATTGTACTTTTACTTTCACAGCAACAAATGCAATCGCATAACGAATTAATAAATGAATTAAAATTGCGGCAAAAAACTGGTTTAAATTTTTCATTGACTCCCGGCACCATAAAAGGTCTTCGATACACCATTCCCCATGGGTGACTAGCAAAGTTTCAATGAAGAGAGAATAAGAGACATCCTACTGAGCGAAGAAGAAATGCCGCTCTTACCTGTAATAGTTTCCACTTTGTGTAGTGAGAGGGGCTTCTGCGGGACTCTCACCCTCGCCAAGAAACCGGTTTGAGAGGGTTCCGGTGAAGCTCCTCTCCATGAGTGCCTCTGTGATCCAAATCGCAGTAGCTGCTTTTTTCACAAAAATTGAATTTTTCTGTGCAGACATCAGCGTACCGTACCGTACGCCTCTTGAATGATGTGTACTCCATTGGCCAAGTGTACCTATAGCAAGCAAAGAATGTATTTTGCAAAAAATTATAATGCAGTAAATAAAACTCTCAAACTTGTTCCAAAGGGAGCAGGAGACGCCATTTACTGAAGTTATGTAAATCAAATGAGCAATAGGTGTTCCATATCATTCGTCACTCCACcacaagaatttttgagctagcttcATTAGCAGCAGACATATCGGCGATTAAATATGTCCCTCCTCTCCCACTGAACTGCATCCACCTAAGAATACGTCATCAGTTGATGTTTGATTTTGCAGACTTCAGACTGTCATGCCCATTTTCTTGAGCATTGTTGTTCTCCCTCCCTCACACTTTTTGGTATTGAGGAGTCTGAGATGATTTCTGCTGTGAGGCTGCTTAAGCAATTCATGGAAGAAATGCCCATGTTGTATGAGGCAAGCAGCTTCACATTTAACATTCATCAGTTCATTCATCTCACAAAATTGGTGCGCATATTAGGGCAATAGTATTGTGGGCTACCTCCACATTCCCTTTTGAAGTAGGCAGTGGTGACATCTTGAATCTTGTCTCAGCAGCAAAAggtgtacagagtcgatcacacttgtctagagtgctcgagggGTGCCAGGTGCCATCCCAGGGAAATAAAGTGgaattctaaagcaggtattgactttcactgataatggttgcgctggagagcagcagaatagatacgtgaaccgcacaggcaccagcgccctaccgctagcaaagcagctgcaaaaagatttcacttcatttgctccgcagggCACCGCCCGaccgctctagacaagtgtgattgaCTCTGTACCTCATCAAATAGTGGAACGCTTAAATTTGCTAGAAGTGCTTAAATCCCTTAAACACCTAGTGCCGCTGCCCCGTTTCCTAAATAAGCAGCAGGCGCTGATGCCAGGAAAGCGTATTGAGAGGTGCATTCCAGTTATGTTGGGTGCCCCATTACCCACTCCTGTTCTAGAGGATCGTGTCCACAGGCTAGTAATTCAAACGGTAAGGACTACAGGAGTGAGTGAGTACTTAAGGGCAGAATTTAGAGGAATCATAGTGCATGTTACAAACGAACAGAGAGGACATGCTTTCGGTATAAAAGATGATGAAGGAAAGAACTTGCAAGTGCTTAGAGTGTTTTCAGTAGAAAATAGCATCTTTTTGCTATGCCAGGAACTAATTTCAGTAGAATGTCATATGCCTTTCTTGTACAGCATTGAACATCCCCCAGCCAACATAGGCGTATCTGCCAATGCTTCCGATTTTTCCGTAAAAATGTACGAATTTTGACCTGTCTTACGATTTTACGAGTCTTGCCTGAAATCTTAGGggaaaaaatttatttgaaaaaaaaaatgtctataaTAAAATCACTTTGCGGTATATATGTGGCGCTGTCACGAGAGGGGGTGATATTTTTTAGGGTATCATTAGCAGCTGCGATGTTGTAGTGACTTCTGTCGTTTCTTGGGAGTCCTGGGCTCTTTGGTGCGACCAGTGCGCAGACGGTTGTTTCGAATGTCTCCGGCCCGCACGGAGTCAGGAGTAGGGCTCGCTTCTTCTCGTCAGCTGTTATGAAGTTTGTGATGGAGTAAATCCGAGGTGTTGAATCCAAAATAGGCAGGATTTCCCCGAGAAAAGCTTGATGGAGGCTTGAAAAGACACCATTGCAAGTTGACCACACCCGTGTCTTCAGTGGGCCTTTGTTTCCCGTGTCGCCAGTGCTACATATGTCTGGTTCGTTTGTTTATTAGAGACACGCTGAGGTTGCATGGGTATGGGTATAAGGATGCATGGGGACCGCGCTCTCTGCGCATGCATGGCTGCTCGGATCTCTGATGGTGGGTCTTGTTTTGTCGAAACTGAAACTCTCGCACGCCACCTTGGAAACTGAAACTCTCAGACACCACACCCACGAGAGTAGTGTGACAGTCCTTGCAGCTAGAAAATTTTCTCGTTTCGTCATTACGTTCCCTGGAAGGTAATATAAAACTTCATCTCTTGCGAGGGGCCGATTGTAGCTGTGCTAAAATTGATTGTCAGGTGCATGCTCCGGCAGGTGAATCTGTTGAAGACTTTCAGCCAGCCTTTTTTGCCGAGCCTGAATCTGGGCAAGAGCTGCCAACTTGGCTGCATTAAGGCTCTTCTCAACAGACACaccgccgtattcacaaacaACCCTCCACTCGACGCTGCGCCTCCACTCCTGGGAGTGGAGGAGAGCGCTCATCCTCGGCCCGAGGAGCAGTCGCGCTTCTTGAAAACACCTCGGACATTCCTCCATCGTGGAGCTGGCCGAGTAGCCCTCCTCCACTCCAGTGCTTTCGAGGAGAAGAAAGAAACTGCCGATGACGAGAGTATTGTAAATTTTTGCAACTAAAACACCACCTGTTTGGTAATATAGAAGTCATTTGTCTATTTTAGCGGTAAactgcaaggtaaaaacaaataaaatgcatattttttgtttttccataAAAAACGTGTACTTTCAGAAGAAATAAGCAGTTTTCTTTACCTGTCTGGCAACCACAGCAGTCGCAGCTGTCCGGCGCGGCATTTTTGTTACGGTCCCTCTTTCGTTTCTCCGCTTGCTCGCCGCGTGTTTTCGTCCGTTTGCTGTGCTCCTGACTCGCTTCTTGCAGCTTTGTTGCAGTGTCTGTGCTTGCGCGTGTTCGACTGTTCGTGTGTGCACGTGTTTTTGTGTCTgcccttctttttccttttggtTGCACAATGTCCGATCTCGACATTTCGGACTTCAGCACGACACCATCGGCATCCGCTTCGGACGCAACCCAGCGCGCCAAGAAACGACCCGCCGGTCCGCAATTCATCTTCACCGTAGATGTACGCCACGTGTTTAGGAACATTATGGCGAAGTATCGCGACGTGATAGAAAACAAACGAACGGACAATACCActaaaaaggcaaaggatgaaGCCTGGTCTCAGCTTTGCGAAGATTACAATAGCTTAGCCGGCACACGCGCAGTGTGTGTAGCACAGCTACGAAAACTGTGGGATAATATGAAGTCCCGGTGGAAAAAGAAGAAGTCTGAAGAAATGAGGGAAATCTTTCGGACAGGTGAGCGAAAcagttttacattcaaaaactgtCCCATACATTTTCCTGCATGTTCGCACGTTTCATCTTCTGACATCATTTTAATTCTAACAATTTGGCattatttattaatgcgaaaaaatTATATGGTTACTTCGCatcagcaaaacgtgtccgcgAATTCTGTCTGCACGGTTATGTctttctgtggagataaatatgcaaaagtttgagtTAGGCAGTGCGCGAGTAGATCTTGAAgagggaaaagtttggttgatgaattgtaattagttaattaaattgaaataatgaaataaaaactgctgtgtttgaagcaggttttgtgtgaccgATTCGAttaaaaacgatgtaaatgcacgacaaggcttacttagtataaaaaacaaatttaaaaaatgaaaaacaagcaactacaaaataaattaaatgaaataaaaagtttcaactaaaaaaaatgaacagagggagcaagagaaaaagggaaggctttcgcatttccgtccTTAAGTATAAGTGCAAtcttttttcttattgtgaatttttgtgaaaaattgtgaaaaatctGCGTACTACTTTTGAGCAAAACATTACTGGTGGTACTGTACTGGCTagcgattttgtttgttttttcttttcaagcattCCGTGCTGCGCACACAATGCACTTCACCTCAGtgtttttcactgcacggattGTGCTGTAGGAGATGCACAATTAagaattttggtgcaggtggCGGTACCCTTGAATGCCGGCCAATGAGTCCGGCAACAGAACTGGTTGGTGCAGTCGCCGACCATATGGCGACCAGACTGCCAAATCCCTTTGACAGCGACGGGGCCCATGTCAGCAAGGCAGTGCTGTCCCTGCCACCTGCTGCATTATTGGAGGCTATGGTAAATGACAACGAACCAAGCCAAGGCGACTTTTCCAGTAAGTAAGGCTGCCCTCTTTAAATACTAGTTACAGCTGTCACGGTTCGAAGTCCAAAACCTGCGCCTGGGCTGAGAAAGACGTTGTTGGGgagggctatggattaatttcaactgcaaAGGATTCTTTAACGCCCGCTTACATGCCGCATTACACGGGCGTTTACACAAGTCCTCGCACCTGTCGATATGTGGGCGCAGCATCCTAGATTCAATCCACAACTGGTGCTCGGCTAtcaagcggcactgcagcaaacaCTAGTTAATTTTTTCTGCTCGTTGTATGTGCACGTGCTCAAGCAGGCGGGCCACATATTTATCAGGACTTCTTGGCGGGCTCGTACTGGGTCCATTTTTCGCCATGTCACATATATGTTGAGAAGTTTGTTTTTAGATGTCTACACTAGTCGCGACCATGTAAAGCATTTGTTCTTGGTTCCCTGTTATGGTCTGAACAGCCTCTGTTTAtggtgtgtgcatgtttttgcaGGCGAGGTTCCTGCACCCACATCAAGGCAGGCAGCACCGTCACCATGGCTGAACAGCCAACCACTAACTGACGAGGCACTTCCTGTTCAGGAAGAGTGCCTCAGTGCAGGCAGACCAACAGTGCTCGTGCCTGTCGTGCCGTCGTGCCAGAGCGTGTCTGAGGACATCGCACCAGCACAAATTGCTCGCACGAGGGCAGGTGGCCCCCGTGTTGCTGCGGTGGAGCGGACACTGGCTCCTGAAGTAGCAGCCAGAATTAAGGCTATTGAAGCTGAGGACCGGCGCAAGGAAGAGTTACACCAACTCGACCTacaactccgcaggagccagctggccgagcagcggctcaaaaacaaaatgcagcacaaGCTGCTTTCTCTGGATGTTGAAATCAAGAAACGGCAGCTAGAAGCACTGAAGCCGTAAATagagaaataaaattaacttGTACATTAACTTGTACATATTTGTCTCGGAACACTTCTGTGTACAATTACCAACATTGTCGTCATTTTGATGCAGTCGTACAGTATTTGCATGttccttcagtttcttaaaaacaatgttctttatttaacaCACTTGCACATGTATAAACAGCATAAGGAAATATAATATGGAAAAGATCAAGCAGTAAAATAGggaagtagcctaaaagcagccAAAAGGAAATCTGTCGTTGGCAGAAATTGGAAGGTGCCATATTGGTTCACGAGGAAAGTGACAAAATACAAGTTGTGAAGGGTGTCACGCAGGGAGACACGTTCTCTCCAGTACTATTCGCCACGTGCTTCCAGGATATTTTCAGAGAACTCGAGAGGAAACAACTGAGGATGAAATTGAATGCGAATGCCTTAATAATCTCagattttctaaaaatatttcactgctaAGTAGCTGAGAACAAACTTCCAAACATGATCGAAGACAAGCAAAGCAAGGGAAGCAGAACGGTGGGAGTAAAAATGCATATTGAGATCTTCAGTAATGTTAACACTCAGAACGGAACAGCCGACAAGAGGCAGTAAAGCATTAAAGTTGTTAGGTAAACGCACCTATTTAGAGCATAGTGGCCACAGATCTGCATCACATGTGTAaactaactaggagaataagaatgatgGTGCAGCACATTTGCCAGGCACTCTccagccatgaatggcagtttactagtattcctcaacagccatatcttgtggggcaaagcctataacctatggggcagatatagtgcagcgaactatggaaaggaaaatgatagaagtAGCGGTTGAAGTGCAGAATgaatgagggaataaacgcgagtTGGTAATATCCAAGCTGGAAtcgaagaaatgggcatgggcagggaatGTCATGTGAATTCAAGATAAATGTTGGGCCATTGGTAACGGAATGAATCCCAAAAGAAGGTAAGCatagcagaaggcggcagaaagtacggtgggctgatgagattaggaattctgcaagaacaaggtggccgcagctggcacagcacagggttaattggaaagatacaggagaggccttcgtcctcccATGGACGAGGCTGATGATGACGTTATATGCTATAAGAGAACCCAGTTCAAAGAAATTGACAAAAACGCTGCAAATGCCATAAATATGGCGGTTCTCTAACACTAGAAAAGTATCGTGTACATTTTTGGAGAAGGTAATTGGGACATTTAACGGAACGATCTGGCTATAAGCCCCACCCGGACACGAGAGCCATTCACTGTGTCGGCAGAAAGCTGCGGTGGCACATGAAGCTGCTGTGGTTGTACGCTGGGCTGTGGCTGCTGGATAACGGGGAgggccacagcaggtggctccggGTCCTTCCGTAGAACGGCGAGATTGTGAAGGGCGCCGCAAGCAGTTATTATAAGTACTGAGCGCTCAGGGCGGTTCTGGAGGCCCATATCTAGGCatgggaagcggcgcttccaaacTCCAAAAGCCCTCTCCACACTATTTCTCGTTTTGATGTGGGCCGCCTGATACCTGCGTGAAAGACGAGCAGTTCGAAGTAAAAATTTGTATAGATGTGCTAAATTGAAGAGCACAGCAGTCTGCGCATTACTTTCTCAGTGGCCCCTCTGCAGCTAATAATACAGCTGTAATTACATTTGCACGCCTCGGAAAGTAGCAAGACAGCTTCAGGGGCGTTGTCCGTCAACTGGTGGCAAATGTATACTAAGTCTGAATTTTTAATTCTTGTTGAATTTGAATgaaaaaatgggaaaagcatggaaaaattatgtgTTTCAGTAACAAATAATGAAGATTCCACTCTTTGATGTAAAGTGTTTACGGAGCAGTACAGCAACAAAAGGAGATGACATTCGTACATTTGTGCTGCCTTCAATCAAAGTAACTATGGTGCTACGTTCCCTCTTGTACTTACCTGCCCTCTGGGGTATTTGGCGGGTTGGcatctgccagaggtgtcattaaaaatgacatgcagggATAACCTGCGTCTCCCAGCAGCAACCCAGGAACTCGTTTTGTCTCGTAGAGGACCCGTGCACGGCTGTTGTCAAAAATCCTGCTGTCGTGAACTGATCCAGGCCAGCCGACAACCAATTCATAAAATTCAAGCCTTGGCCCCGTGAttgcctgaggataaaatattatGTCTCTGTCGTGAAAATATTctcaggaaatgaaaataaatttttgtgccTACATGTCAGATCACTCTACTCTTCAGCAATTAATATATATTCATAAAGCTTACGTTCTATGTTTTACAGGAAACAAGAGCCAGAAAAATTAGCACTTTCATTGAAATGGTGCAAGATGTTTACTTTCAATGCGAGTGAAAATTTGGTGCATCATGTAACAGGAACGCTAGGTAACATTCATGGTATTTATTTTTACCCTCGGGGTCATACAGGCATTTGAAAAgggtgcaggaagaatgaaatgtaaaacaagcaatgcgaaaaacaaattattgctcctatatatacaatgttagctaagaaaGAGAGAGTAAATTTATTAGATGTGCTGGTGTTTATACAACGCAAGGCAAATATTGAGGCataacaaaaatattgtacaaaaaATACCTGCATCACTGATGAATTGATAGCAGTCGCTTTGGACGTAAAAGGGGTTTGCGTATACGTACACGGAATAATTAAACCGGACCCTCCAATCTTGAAAAGTGATGCAGTGCAGGTTCAGCACTGCAAGAGATCGATCCTTTTTTTTGGTCAATATTTACATGAACATtatttgaagaagacgacagctAAGATGGGCAATGTGAAGAAAAGTGGCCCTCAAGTTTGTTCTATATCAACGCGCGTTAGTACAATTTAATGATACCTAGAACGCGATaaagttttgcaaaaagaaaaatgggctcacctgcacattgatcgaAAAGTAGCCTTTCCGGTTGCGGTACACCTCTCCGAGCTGCCCGCCAGGAGACTTGATTCTAATGTGGGTGCAGTCTATGCACCCAGTCACCCCAGGGAAACGGCCAAGGCGGTAGAAGTCTCTTGTGTCCGCTTGAAACTCGGCCGCAGTAGCGGGGAACTTCACAGTTCTAGGGAACAGATGTGCCGCGATCAGCGTGGATACTCGTTCCACTGCACGGCACACCGACGGTTGCGAAACATTTACCAAGTCACCGGTGACGACTTGGAATGTTCCACTTTCATAAAATCGAAGCGCAACGGCCAGCTGAAGCATCGGTGGTAGCGGGTGACCGCGATTGCTGACGCTTTCTTCCATGGGCAGGCACTTCAGGAGCTCTCGCACGGTGTCCTTGGAAAACCGGTACCGAGATAGGAACTCCCCATCGCTGAAATGCTCCAGCGGGTTTATTCTGTCCCGCAACGCCCGTCGTGGCACAACTGCAGCTTCGCTTTCGTCGGCGCCGTTGTGGAACAGTTCGTCCACACGTAGCACATGTTCGGCGAACTCGGCGAGCGAgccggcagccatcttgacactgtTGAGGGGGGACGCTTCGGCCGAGGAGGCGTTCAAGGCAGCAACAGCGCCACCTCGAGATTTTGGAGGAAAGCGTGGAGGAGTTCCTCCGTTCGAGGGCCGGTAGGAGTGGAGGAGGGTTTAAGAAGCACGAAACCGGCTTCGACGACGAGCAACTcgagtgaaatttcaagtggaGGTCTGTTTAAGAATACGGGGGACAAGCACAGGGTCTGCATCACATGAGCAGTTCCGCTTCATTGCCATCTTTAACCATGTGTACAGGCTAAGAAGCCTGAATATTTGACTAAAATGTGAAATTGTCGGATGATCTTCATTGCTGCCAAAGCTCCTCACGACTCCAAAGAAATGCCGTAAAGAAAGTACAGTTTTAAGACATGATGCAAAGTGTTGGAGCTCCATAAAAAAAATCCTATACTGCCACCCACCTCCAGAGGGTCCTGATTCAGCTTGCTATGAGCACATACACAACTTCTTTATCATGCGGAAGAGTGATTATGTCCAGAACAGACATAAGGGTCACACGAAATGACTCAGTTGTTTGCTGCGATGCGAACAATTTCGTGTTCCCTTGAATGCTGTTTCTCTCCGCTGTGTTTAGAAGGTGAAGGAAGCCTTTGATGACCTTCAAAGGAAGTAAAACATTTTGTGGCACTTATAGTAATGGCCGTGTATTGGAATGCGATGATATTTTCATATGCATGAAAAATGCGGAAAGCAAGAGCAGAAGAGTATGTCAAAAGACAGCTTGAGAGTCTCCAAGTACCCCCAAGTATTTTAGCTGCATAACCATAAAAAAACTCATTTTTCTCCTTGGATAGTTTCTTCGAATGTCTTCGATGGGAAGTTTAGCATTTAGAACATCAAATAGCTCGTTCATTAGTAGAGTGAACTTCTCAGTGACTTCGGTTCCTTTGAACCCTGGTTCATGTTCTCTCTAGAACTGCAGCCCAATGGCAACGCTTCTACTGAAGAGGTCAAATAAAAATCAACACAAGATATAGTCTTGATTTAAGCATTTAATGCGTAAGTATGAAGCAGATTCTTTGTATTGAAGAATTAAGGCATGCAAAGAAATGCTGAGACAAGAGCAGCATACCTGTGTTTCATGTCGCACATTCATCTTCTCCAGCTTCCCTGGGTTGACATGGGAGGCTGTCAGCTTGGGTACAACTTCCAACGGCACGTTTGTCTCAGTTTCATACAGTTGTTAATAATGTAACTGATCTAATCAGGGCCCGCCTGGAAACGGGTGAAACAAAAAGCGAAAAATGTACTGTATACGACATTTATGCAGTTCTAAATGCTCAGAAAATTTGGTGACATTACCTCACATATGTATGTGACAGACGATGGTTCCTCACACACTTCATAATATGAGGTACATCGTAGAGAAAGTGAAGGAAATGTCCATCTTTAAGGGAAGGGCACAGAATTTAGTTGACGACACTGGCCAGCTTGCCTAAAACTCCAAAGTGTGTCCACGTTGACCTGTTGTTCCCTGCACCATCACTGATTACTCCTCAAACTGATGCGCTGTGAAAGTTCAAGTTGCAGAGCACATTCAAGAACCAGCTTAGCAAGTACAAAGCCAGGAGCCGCACCTCTTGTGGCGAAACTTGCCACTGGCCGCACCCATTTGTGAAACAGGTATAAACGTAATGACCTAATGCATGGTCGGCACATATGACTCTACCTTGTCCCGCTGGAATTGAAAAGTTGACAAATCCAGCTAACTTATAAATTGACTTATTGAAGTCTACCGACCCTTTTAGTTTAATTTCatcaagcacgagcgttccacaCCTCTGCACAGCAGGTTTGTCCTTGAAGGTGCAAATCGTTTCAAGGGCAACTGCATTGTAGCCATACTTGCAAAGTACGCCTGAAACTATGTGGTTGAGTCGGCTGCTTGTAGGAAGTGGGGACAGTTTCATGCTGCGCAGCAAGCCATATGCTTTGGGACTTGCAATACGAAGCAGCAGGCGGTTCATCACCCACATTTGTGTGTAACGCATCCCTCGTGGGCCTTTTGCTTGCACTTGCTTCAAGGATGTCTCGAAAGCAACCTGCTCTATTGATGGCAGCGATCAAATGCTCCTTTCAACTGCACTGAATCCTTAGTAGACAAGCTGCGGCCCTAATTGCCTTTTTgagatttttcatgtttttttgtcTCCCCGCTTGCATTACTTCTTCCTAGAGGCGTCTCCTTGCATGCATTTTTTCTGAGCACTGCAAAACGCACAAGTTGCCTGCAGCGAAAGGACTTTGCACTTATGAGATGTGCTGCTTCCATGTGCACCTTTTCCTTGACAAATGTGAAGTTTTTTAATGGTGTTTAGTAGTTTTTGCAGGTTGTCAACAGTGTTG
This region of Amblyomma americanum isolate KBUSLIRL-KWMA chromosome 5, ASM5285725v1, whole genome shotgun sequence genomic DNA includes:
- the LOC144132319 gene encoding uncharacterized protein LOC144132319, translating into MSDLDISDFSTTPSASASDATQRAKKRPAGPQFIFTVDVRHVFRNIMAKYRDVIENKRTDNTTKKAKDEAWSQLCEDYNSLAGTRAVCVAQLRKLWDNMKSRWKKKKSEEMREIFRTGGGTLECRPMSPATELVGAVADHMATRLPNPFDSDGAHVSKAVLSLPPAALLEAMVNDNEPSQGDFSSEVPAPTSRQAAPSPWLNSQPLTDEALPVQEECLSAGRPTVLVPVVPSCQSVSEDIAPAQIARTRAGGPRVAAVERTLAPEVAARIKAIEAEDRRKEELHQLDLQLRRSQLAEQRLKNKMQHKLLSLDVEIKKRQLEALKP